The following coding sequences lie in one Flavobacteriales bacterium genomic window:
- a CDS encoding amino acid dehydrogenase, translating to MKDLLDKFENKTPEIVFEWNDAETEAQGWVVINSLRGGAAGGGTRMRAGLDKREVESLAKTMEVKFTVAGPAIGGAKSGINFDPNDPRKNGVLRRWYAAVTPLLKHYYGTGGDLNVDEIHEVIPITEDCGVWHPQEGVFNGHFQPREAQKIHRIGQLRQGVLKVIEDAKFSPEVANKYVIADMITGYGVAESVKHYYEVYGGNVKGKRVIVQGWGNVGSAGAYYLAQDGAIIVGIIDRVGGLIKEEGFTLEEIRKLFVDKDGNKLHANNMLSFDEVNAKIWDVKADVFIPCAASRLITKDQVDRMITAGIEVIAAGANVPFADKEIFFGPIAEYADEKISIIPDFISNCGMARVFAYLMSNDLGVLSDEEIFKDTSETIKNALKKAHAKNNSKYHIAKTAFEIALKQLI from the coding sequence ATGAAAGATTTACTGGATAAATTTGAGAATAAAACGCCCGAAATAGTTTTTGAATGGAACGATGCTGAAACTGAAGCACAAGGTTGGGTAGTAATAAATTCTTTACGTGGAGGTGCTGCAGGGGGTGGTACTCGAATGAGAGCAGGGTTGGATAAAAGAGAGGTGGAGTCGTTAGCTAAAACCATGGAAGTTAAATTTACTGTTGCAGGACCAGCTATTGGTGGAGCAAAATCAGGGATAAATTTCGACCCTAACGATCCACGTAAAAATGGGGTATTAAGAAGATGGTATGCTGCAGTTACACCGTTATTAAAACACTATTATGGTACTGGTGGAGATTTAAATGTGGATGAAATTCATGAAGTTATTCCAATTACCGAAGATTGTGGCGTTTGGCATCCACAAGAAGGTGTGTTTAACGGGCACTTCCAACCTAGGGAAGCACAAAAAATTCACCGAATTGGACAATTGCGTCAAGGTGTTTTAAAAGTGATAGAAGATGCTAAGTTTAGTCCAGAAGTGGCTAATAAATATGTTATTGCCGACATGATTACAGGTTATGGTGTTGCCGAATCGGTTAAACATTATTACGAAGTGTATGGCGGTAATGTGAAAGGAAAACGAGTAATTGTACAAGGTTGGGGAAATGTGGGTTCGGCAGGAGCTTATTATTTAGCACAAGATGGAGCAATAATCGTTGGTATTATTGATAGAGTGGGAGGATTGATTAAAGAGGAAGGATTTACCTTAGAAGAAATTAGAAAGCTTTTTGTAGATAAAGATGGTAATAAATTACATGCCAACAACATGTTATCGTTTGATGAGGTTAATGCTAAAATTTGGGATGTAAAAGCTGATGTTTTTATTCCTTGTGCGGCATCTCGTTTAATTACGAAAGACCAAGTGGACAGAATGATTACTGCAGGTATTGAAGTAATTGCTGCCGGAGCAAATGTTCCTTTTGCAGACAAAGAAATCTTTTTCGGTCCTATTGCTGAATATGCCGATGAAAAAATAAGTATTATACCAGATTTTATCTCAAACTGTGGTATGGCAAGAGTTTTTGCTTATTTAATGAGTAATGATTTGGGTGTTTTATCTGATGAGGAAATTTTTAAAGATACCTCTGAAACCATTAAAAATGCGTTGAAGAAAGCACATGCAAAAAACAACAGCAAATATCACATTGCAAAAACTGCATTCGAAATTGCGTTGAAACAATTAATTTAA